Below is a window of Thermofilum sp. DNA.
CCTTCGCGGCGTACACGAGGGCCTCTAAGCGCTTGAGAAGAGCTGAGAGAGCTGAAGTTCCCGCGGAGGTGCAGGCTGGAACGCTCGAGACCTCTGCGCCCGAAGTTCCAGCGCCCGAGCTAGCCGAGGAGCCATCCCGGCCCCTTAAAGCAGCGGCTGCTGACCCGGTAGTGAGCGAGTACCTGCAGGCTGTAGCGTTCGTCGAGAAGGTCACGGGGGTACAGATGGAGCCTAGCCACACGATCTCCGAGTACTTGAGCCTCGTCAGCTTCAGGCTTGGGCCGAAGGCTGCGTACTTCGAGAAATTGAGCAGAGTTGTTGAAGCCAGGTTGTACGCAGACGAAGAGGTGGATCTAAGCTACGTGAAGTCTCTGCGGCGAGCTCTTGAAAGCGCTGAGGGTGAGGCCTCTTGAGAAGCATCCTGCTGGCTTCAGCCGCCCTCGCCTTAGGGGTTGTGGTACTGGCAGCTTGGCTCTACCCGGTCAACGCGGACTTCTGGCCCGCCAACCCTGGCTGGAATGGCCTACAGGAGCTTGCCCGATCCCGGGGGGCCGTCGAAGCTTCTCTCACCGAGCTGGCTGCACTCGACCCGCGGAACTACACGCTGCTGATCGTAGGGCCTTCGAAGAGCTTCACCCCCGGCGAGGTGCTAGCGGTCAGAGCTTTCCTGGCGAAAGGGGGCCGTGTCGTGATTGCAGACGACTTCGGAACTGCGAACGAGCTGCTGGAGGCTATAGGCGCCCCAGTGCGGCTCACCGGAGGCCTTCTCGTAGACCCCTTGCTGAACCTGGGTGCGCGCGAGCTACCACTAGCCTACTGGTCAGGGCGGAGGCTAGCGCTCAACTACGCGACAGCGCTCAACGTCACGGGCTGTGCAGGCTGCAGAGTGCTCGCGGCTTCGAGCTTCTTCAGCTACCTCGACTTGAACGGTAACGGTGTACACGACGAAGGTGAGCCGGCAGGCCCGCTGCCCACCGCGGTCTCGCTGAGCTTCAGGGGCGGCGAGCTCGTGGTCGTCTCGGACTCGAGCATCTTCATAAACTCGATGCTCGGCAGGGAGGGGAACGCTCTTTTCCTCGAGCACCTCCTCCGCTCGACAGCCCCGGCGATCGACAACTCGCACTGGGAGGAGACCCCCCTGGTGGCGCTGAAAGCCGCGCTGAGCTCCGCCCACAGGGCTCTCTCGAGCCCGGAGCTGAAGTACCCTTTAGCCGCGGCAGCCCCCCTGGGGGTCGTAGCTATGAGAAGGCAGAGAGAGCTCGCGGAAAGGCTTAAAAGACACGTAGTCCAGGTAGCGAGGGCTGTAGAGGTGCAGGGCGAGTGACACAGCCCGGAAAGCTGCTACAAGCGCCTAACGCTGCGCGGAGGACGAAGCTTCTCGCACTCGCTGCCCGCATCAAAAGCTACTTCGTGGGGCACGATGATGTAGTGAATCTCCTCCTCGTGTCGCTGCTATCGGAGGGGCACCTTCTCATCGAGGGACCCCCGGGAACGGGGAAAACCCTCCTCGCGAGGGTTTTCGCGAGCGGCATTGGCGGCACTTTCAAGAGGATTCAGATGACGCCCGACCTTCTCCCCGCCGACATCATCGGCACAGTGTACTACAATCTCCAGAGCGGGTCCTGGGAGATCCAGCTCGGCCCCATCTTCGCGAACGTGGTCTTCGTGGACGAGCTCAGCAGAGCCACTCCGAGAACCCAGGCCGCGCTGATCGAGGCGATGCAGGAGAGGCAGGTGTCGATCGGCGGGAGGACGTTCCCGCTCCCCAGGCCCTTCCTCCTCATCGCGACTAGAGTGTCGGGCGAGAGCGAGGGGATCTTCGAGCTCCCTACGGGCGAGGTCGACCGCTTCTCCTACAGCGTGAGCATTCCAGGCTACGACCCCGAGGTGGAGGCGGAAGTGCTGCGCCGCCTGGACTTCCTGGAGAGCGTGGATGAGAGGAGAGTCTTGACCCCCGAGGACATCCAGCTGCTCATAGAGGACGTGAAGAAGGTTTACGTGCACGAGAGAATCCGGCTCTACGTGATCTCCCTCCTCAGAGCCGTCCGGCAGCTCGAGGAAGTGGGTGTTAAGCCGAGCACACGCGCAGCTGTCTGGCTCACGAAAGGCGCGAGAGCCCTAGCCTACCTCGCGGGGAGGAGCTACGTCCTCCCCGACGACGTTAAAGCGCTAGCAGTGCCGGTCCTGCGGCACAGAATAGGTTTGAAGCCCGAGTACGAGCTCGACGGCGTCGCAACCGAGCAGCTCATCCAGCGGGTCTTGAGGGAGGTAGAGGTCCCGAAAACATGAAGCTAACCAGCAAGGGGCGAGACCTTCTTCTCGCAGCTCTCGCCGAGGCTCTCCTCACCCTCGTTTTCCGGGATCCTCTCATCGCCGCAGCTACGCTCGCGATGCTCGCGCTCCTGGCAGCGGACGCCCTCACGGCATACAGGCAGGCTTCGAGAGACGCGGGAGCCCTTTCCCAGTGCAGGCTGAGCACCCGGAGCTTAAAGCTCCTAGCGGGGTCCAGCAGGGTTCTCCGGGCAGAGCTCCCGAACCCGGTTCGCTCACAGGTCGCCGCGGAGCCGGAGTGGGTGGGAGTCCGCGCCGCAGGCACGAGCCTCTACCTCCACCTGGCGCCCAGGATCTTCGGGGAAGCGAGCGTGAGGTTGAAGCTCCTCGCCAGGTCGAGGCTCGGCTTCTGGGAGCACGCGGCCGCCACCAACCCCCTATTCAGCGTGCTAGTCCTGCCGAAGGCGACACCCCTCCTCCTCCAAGCGCTCGCAAGCCTCGTAGGCGGCGCGGGCGAAGCAAGCGGGGAGGAGAAGCGGGCTTCCTCCTTCCAGCGGGGGCTAGAGTACCGCGGCTCGCGGAGGTACCAGCCGGGCGACAG
It encodes the following:
- a CDS encoding DUF4350 domain-containing protein, whose protein sequence is MRSILLASAALALGVVVLAAWLYPVNADFWPANPGWNGLQELARSRGAVEASLTELAALDPRNYTLLIVGPSKSFTPGEVLAVRAFLAKGGRVVIADDFGTANELLEAIGAPVRLTGGLLVDPLLNLGARELPLAYWSGRRLALNYATALNVTGCAGCRVLAASSFFSYLDLNGNGVHDEGEPAGPLPTAVSLSFRGGELVVVSDSSIFINSMLGREGNALFLEHLLRSTAPAIDNSHWEETPLVALKAALSSAHRALSSPELKYPLAAAAPLGVVAMRRQRELAERLKRHVVQVARAVEVQGE
- a CDS encoding MoxR family ATPase, with the protein product MTQPGKLLQAPNAARRTKLLALAARIKSYFVGHDDVVNLLLVSLLSEGHLLIEGPPGTGKTLLARVFASGIGGTFKRIQMTPDLLPADIIGTVYYNLQSGSWEIQLGPIFANVVFVDELSRATPRTQAALIEAMQERQVSIGGRTFPLPRPFLLIATRVSGESEGIFELPTGEVDRFSYSVSIPGYDPEVEAEVLRRLDFLESVDERRVLTPEDIQLLIEDVKKVYVHERIRLYVISLLRAVRQLEEVGVKPSTRAAVWLTKGARALAYLAGRSYVLPDDVKALAVPVLRHRIGLKPEYELDGVATEQLIQRVLREVEVPKT